The Apis cerana isolate GH-2021 linkage group LG12, AcerK_1.0, whole genome shotgun sequence genome window below encodes:
- the LOC107995497 gene encoding serine/threonine-protein kinase STK11 isoform X2, which translates to MDNRITICDPDEEEINNEIFRDIEPPVTWINDDPTYDLDEINMFFHRVDSDQIIYEEKKKKCKFIGKYVMGDVLGEGSYGKVKEVLDSETLCRRAVKILKRKKLRRIPNGELNVQREIRLLRILKHKNVINLVDVLYNDEKEKMYLVMEFCVCGLQDMLGSTPLKKLPIWQAHDYFCQLLDGLEYLYSKGIVHKDIKPGNLLLALDGTLKISDFGVAEALDMFSEDDTCKMGQGSPAFQPPEIANGCETFSGFKVDIWSSGVTLYNITTGQYPFQGDNIYKLYENIGKGEYSIPEEVEEPLKSLIQGMLQKDADKRFTLQQVKKHPWTICRHPKTQEEVPIPPLKGHKWHSMTVLPYLMEYHYGSDDNPMYYTEHQLNDSKRNSEQSFSNRLLVFLSKTCTIL; encoded by the exons atggaCAATAGAATCACAATATGTGACCcagatgaagaagaaattaataatgaaatatttcgggATATTGAACCACCAGTCACGTGGATCAACGATGATCCGACCTATGATTTGGATGAGATCAACATGTTCTTCCATAGGGTGGATTCAGATCAGAttatatatgaagaaaaaaagaagaaatgtaaatttatcggTAAATATGTTATGGGTGATGTTCTTGGTGAAGGTAGTTACGGAAAGGTGAAAGAAGTGCTGGACTCAGAGACACTTTGTCGAAGAGCCGTGAAAATcttaaaaaggaagaaacttCGTAGAATCCCAAATGGAGAGCTTAACGTTCAACg GGAGATAAGACTATTAAGGATATTAAAACATAAGAATGTAATTAACCTTGtagatgttttatataatgatgaaaAGGAGAAGATGTACCTAGTTATGGAATTTTGTGTATGTGGATTACAG GATATGTTGGGAAGTACACCTCTCAAGAAACTTCCAATTTGGCAAGCACATGACTATTTCTGTCAGTTATTGGATGGTTTGGAATACCTCTACAGTAAAGGGATAGtacataaagatataaaaccagggaatttattattagcttTAGATGGTACCTTGAAGATTAGCGATTTTGGAGTTGCAGag GCATTAGACATGTTTTCTGAAGATGATACATGTAAAATGGGACAAGGTTCACCAGCATTTCAGCCTCCTGAAATTGCAAATGGCTGTGAAACATTTTCTGGTTTTAAAGTAGACATATGGAGCAGTGGAGTTACATT aTACAATATAACTACAGGTCAATATCCTTTTCAAggcgataatatttataaattatatgaaaatattggaaaaggtGAATACTCTATACCTGAAGAAGTTGAAGAACCTTTAAAATCTCTTATACAAGGAATGTTACAAAAAGATGCAGATAAAAGGTTTACTTTGCAACAAGTTAAAAAACATCCATGGACTATATGCAGGCATCCTAAAACACAAGAAGAAGTACCCATACCTCCTCTTAAAGGGCATAAATGGCATAGTATGACCGTACTACCGTACCTGATGGAGTATCATTACGGAAGTGACGACAATCCTATGTATTATACTGAACATCAACTAAATG ATTCTAAACGGAATAGTGAACaatctttttcaaatcgaCTACTAGTATTCTTATCAAAGACATGCACCATTCTGTAA
- the LOC107995497 gene encoding serine/threonine-protein kinase STK11 isoform X1 — MDNRITICDPDEEEINNEIFRDIEPPVTWINDDPTYDLDEINMFFHRVDSDQIIYEEKKKKCKFIGKYVMGDVLGEGSYGKVKEVLDSETLCRRAVKILKRKKLRRIPNGELNVQREIRLLRILKHKNVINLVDVLYNDEKEKMYLVMEFCVCGLQDMLGSTPLKKLPIWQAHDYFCQLLDGLEYLYSKGIVHKDIKPGNLLLALDGTLKISDFGVAEALDMFSEDDTCKMGQGSPAFQPPEIANGCETFSGFKVDIWSSGVTLYNITTGQYPFQGDNIYKLYENIGKGEYSIPEEVEEPLKSLIQGMLQKDADKRFTLQQVKKHPWTICRHPKTQEEVPIPPLKGHKWHSMTVLPYLMEYHYGSDDNPMYYTEHQLNEEKRLQEMDKISEDQKTTWNSHNNKQNSHQSKRRWRKPISCINVKKFPSCKPS, encoded by the exons atggaCAATAGAATCACAATATGTGACCcagatgaagaagaaattaataatgaaatatttcgggATATTGAACCACCAGTCACGTGGATCAACGATGATCCGACCTATGATTTGGATGAGATCAACATGTTCTTCCATAGGGTGGATTCAGATCAGAttatatatgaagaaaaaaagaagaaatgtaaatttatcggTAAATATGTTATGGGTGATGTTCTTGGTGAAGGTAGTTACGGAAAGGTGAAAGAAGTGCTGGACTCAGAGACACTTTGTCGAAGAGCCGTGAAAATcttaaaaaggaagaaacttCGTAGAATCCCAAATGGAGAGCTTAACGTTCAACg GGAGATAAGACTATTAAGGATATTAAAACATAAGAATGTAATTAACCTTGtagatgttttatataatgatgaaaAGGAGAAGATGTACCTAGTTATGGAATTTTGTGTATGTGGATTACAG GATATGTTGGGAAGTACACCTCTCAAGAAACTTCCAATTTGGCAAGCACATGACTATTTCTGTCAGTTATTGGATGGTTTGGAATACCTCTACAGTAAAGGGATAGtacataaagatataaaaccagggaatttattattagcttTAGATGGTACCTTGAAGATTAGCGATTTTGGAGTTGCAGag GCATTAGACATGTTTTCTGAAGATGATACATGTAAAATGGGACAAGGTTCACCAGCATTTCAGCCTCCTGAAATTGCAAATGGCTGTGAAACATTTTCTGGTTTTAAAGTAGACATATGGAGCAGTGGAGTTACATT aTACAATATAACTACAGGTCAATATCCTTTTCAAggcgataatatttataaattatatgaaaatattggaaaaggtGAATACTCTATACCTGAAGAAGTTGAAGAACCTTTAAAATCTCTTATACAAGGAATGTTACAAAAAGATGCAGATAAAAGGTTTACTTTGCAACAAGTTAAAAAACATCCATGGACTATATGCAGGCATCCTAAAACACAAGAAGAAGTACCCATACCTCCTCTTAAAGGGCATAAATGGCATAGTATGACCGTACTACCGTACCTGATGGAGTATCATTACGGAAGTGACGACAATCCTATGTATTATACTGAACATCAACTAAATG AAGAAAAACGGCTTCAAGAAATGGACAAAATTAGTGAAGACCAAAAAACTACTTGGAATAGTCACAACAACAAACAAAATTCACATCAGAGTAAACGGAGATGGCGCAAACCAATTTCATGTATTAATGTTAAGAAATTTCCATCTTGTAAGCCATCGTGA